From Daucus carota subsp. sativus chromosome 6, DH1 v3.0, whole genome shotgun sequence:
ATGTAAGTCGCTCTCTTTTCTCCAATACcctacataaataaatattatttgtaaaattaagCTGATGTAGAATATTTTATTATGCATGAAGTAGAAGAAATACTACCTTCAATCCTTTTAACTCGTCCctgcatataaaaaaatatagaacaaaTTAGTATAAAGTTGTAATTAGGTACaaataatcaattatttttctttcaaagttATACTAAAAACTTGATCAAGTTGGGATATAAAGGAATTTAAAAGATCTATTAACTCACTTGCTTGCAGTATTTAAAAATTGCAGGCAGTCCTTCACCAGACTTTGCTGTAGTAAATTGGAAAACAaatgttaataaatttttaacaaccATCATGCTAATGAAAAACAAAAGTTAATGAGATTAAAAACAACCATCatgttaacaaaattataaCTGTATTAAACTAACCTTCATTCCTGAACTGCGATTATTGAATATTTCGCGCGGATTCTGTAAACTACTTGTCAATGGAGTTTGAGGAGTTTGAGGTTCTAGAACAGATAGCCGACTAAACGGATTACTAATGTCCTGTGTAGCTATTACTGAAGGTGTAGAAGAATACAAAGACTTCATGCTATTTGACAATTCTCGTAGTTGTGAACTGAGTGGTGGTGATTTTTCCAATATTTGAGAGTTATTATTCTCCTCCTTAATGATATCACCTGTGGATTAAGCACAAAGATTTAAGAAGATATATACTATACAATATTTAACTCAAAGTCAGCAGGTTTGCTAATACTTACTCTCCTCTTCAAGAGGGGATAATGCTTTGAAGTCAATATCAGAGATGAGTGGAGAAGCAACCTGGAAAGGAATAAAGTATATGCTGTATAAATACTACCAAGTTTTGGTACTgatatttttaatgattatatcATAATGATAAATTAATGACCTCTTCTGATGTATTGCAAGCAGGTGCTAGTGAATTTTCCTGCATGAATCCAACAAGCTTTAGCATATCTAGAAACGTGTGTGTGTATGAAAAGAAACTTCTAGCACAGTGTAATGACCTTATCTTCTAATGCGTGGTAAGCAGGTGCTAGTAAATTTTCCTGAATGAATCCAATAAGCCTCAGTATATGTAAGATATGTAAATATATGAAACATATGATTAGATGTTATATCAGTGATGACAAATTATTTACtgaaaacaaatatctagcaCAATGCAGGTTTAATAtactataattttctaattgaATAGTTTAACCTAGCATTAGCTcaacaaaatattattactaGATCTTTAGCAATAGGCCTAAACATATAATCATTGATTCATTAGCGAATACCTTCTCCAATATCTCGGTAGAGTCCATGATTTTTAAGGAGGAATCTTCGATAGTCTCTTCCTGCAGAAAACTATATTATGATTAAATGTTCCCGTTTACAAAGTGAGTTATACGATGCGAATGTCATTGTGTATTGTAcctttttctttggagatgaAGCAACACCAACAGCTTCATTCAGAGATATTGCAGAAGAACAATCCACGGCTAACTTTGCCTATGTATTTGATTTCAAGTAAAATCAACAAAGTGAAATGCTACAAACAGATAATTAACTGTAATGATGAACATGATCTGAACAAACACCATTCAGTTATCCCAATTACTCAAATACAATCATGCCTTCTATGAGAAACTCCTAAAAACAattgaaagaattttaaaatttacctCTTTATGGGTAGTTGAAGGGACACCATCATCAAAGAGTTTCCTTAAAATAGAGGAGACATTAAATTTGTTAGAATGAACCCACTTTCCACATTATAGTGGAATAGCTGAATAGACAAGTCAAAGCAATACCTCCCGCTTTTggcaacaatttttttatgaaaacgGGATTGTGATTCTTTTCCTTTCTTACTTGTAGCAGAAACAGTTGCAGGTTTCTGATTCTTAACCGATGATTGTGTCTGTTTAGTTAAACTCTTGCTGCTTCTCATTATTGTGGTTGAGCCAACTTTTTTATTTGTCGCATCAGAAAGAATTGGAAGTTTCTGATTTTTCATCGATGATTGGACTGGTTTAGCTAAACTCACGCTGCTTCTGATCATTGTGTCTGAAAGTCCATTGGTGCCTTGAAGGGACCGTGAGGCCAAGCTTACCGTGTACATTGTATCTTGACATACAGGATTCTACATTCCAACAGATTAGATAACAATTATCACCATGCGACAAAGTTTCAGTACTCATCTATAGTCTACGCATTATCAAGAAACCTTCTTGTACCAATAAGATTACTTCTTACCAAACAAGTGAGGAGCAACACCCGGCTGCTACCCCCAAAAGAATCTTGCAGTACACGACTGAGTTTGCTTTCTCGGTATGGCACTCGACTTTCATTTGTATTGAGGGCATACACAACATTTAACAAGGCATACAAAGACTTGTTGATGTTAGCAGTCTCCACCGGATTTGCGCAATCAATACTATTTCTTCTTGCATCTTCGTAGCCTTGTGCAATATAAGCAGTAGCAAATATTAGTACATATGCTAGATACAGGATCCCAGTTATAGTTCAAGTGTGTACCTGCTAGGTCAACAAAATTCATTTTCCCCACAACTTTGGAATTTGGATTTCCACTATCAGATAACACACATATCATCAAACCCTTGTGACTCCTTCGTGCAATCTTAGGGCCTACCTTCTCTGTAGCTTTTCGTGTACCATTATTATAATACAATTTCACAAATTCTGACATCGAATTGATACGAACCTACAAAGCAATCAAGATAACAGAATTATACACTCGATGTATTACCAAATGTTCTATTAACAGTTATGCTCAGAATAGAATCGTGACTTGCCTGAGAAATCCCTCTTAATTCAGTATATCCATGAGCATTTTCGAATAGCTGAACCTTCTTGTTTGCATCCAAAACATCTAATACATTATCCTGGTACACCTCATACACAGATACTGCAATTAAATTCCCATTTTCCTCCACTGCTGAAAGAATTTCCGCCATTGCAAGAGCTGCCAAGCCCGGTTTATCCTCAGAGCCCTTTATATTGGTCAATAATCAGAACAATACAACACAATTTTAAAGCCACCTAGTTTACATAGTAAAACTAACAAATATACAATCAATTACACAATACTACAAGGGTACTGGACTAACCTGAATTGTGCATGTTTTACCGCTGCCTCTAGCTCCAAAAGCAATAATCGACGCATTTTTTCCATTCATAACTCCAGAAATCAAAGGCTTAATTTCTTTCACAAAAATCAAACTCGAATCCTCATTTTGTCCATAACAATAATCCATATCATACGCATTTTTCCGACTAGAAAACAACCAATACATAAAATTAACTTCATTAAAGCCCTACAATAGCACACAAACACTTCGAATTCCACATAATTTCACTAAActccaaaaacaaaaaaacgaTACGCAGCAACAGTTTTCGAAGAATAATGACTTACCAGGCCGGTTGTTCTCCGAACGACAAGGTAACTTTCTCATCTGATCCACCTTCACCGTGCTTATACACAGAGATCAACGGCAACGAATTCTCAGATATCGACCCAGATTCTTGATCCGTATAGCCACGGATTGTTGCGATTATTCGAACTTTTCGAGATGAATTGGAACCGCGAGGCGGCATCGAGTCTACAACTACAGATGTGAGTATAGATGTGTGTTGATTGTGTGTATTTGTAATGGGAGAAGAAGAAACTAGAGTGTCAGAGAAGTCTTTGAATTGAAACTGCAGGAGCCGTTAATTTTGTATAGGggttgttttttaaaatttgtgtttGGGGAGGCTCCAGATCTTGTCAAGGGTATTTCTGTAATGGCGTTTGCTGTAAATGtgagtatttttgttttttttttctaaataaaggggtgcgaataaaaattaaatgtcTGTGATTCTGTGATTATTAGTATCCTGTAGACCTGTATTATTATTAAGACCAAAAGAGCAcgctttttatttctttttgtagaaAAGTTCCCATAAAGTTATAGAAATTTACTTTAAAAATCATTGTGCAATATCCTAAATATTACTATGTTATTtgtaattgaatatataaacatacTACCCCATTCGTTCCAAATTAGTAGCTATTATGAATTTTATGTCTctttattaaaatacaaaacaagcaatgatatgtaatttattttctaaaaataggtcgaataaaaaagatattagtaaaattttattcccAAAATTAATGAGTAATTAATAGaatatatcatctacatattttaaaatatgtaataaaaatcaaatgaataatgagaaaatatatattgattatacTTATGTCTTGATTTAGGTAACCGTAAAATCATACACGGATGAGCCATTGAGCctcatctccatttgtaattttaattatttttataattaattataattataatatattaaatatttaaagagTGTAACTTTTAAAAtcacatatcaaaatttatttattttatgtaacaaaaattttgaaagtgataaaaattaaaaagtactccctccatcccaaattagacgAGTTCATTGATTTCCGTCACATAATTTAAGGTATATTTATCATATTGTCgtattgtttatttttataaataaaaattaaaatttgaaattttagaaaaaaaattaaaaaaacaaatttcgaAACTAGATAATCAATCCAACCCTAAGCTCGGATATTTGGGATGGAGGAGTAATAGAACTACTACcattaggggtgtacacgggttGGCAAAACCGaccaacccgatccaaaccgatcatatttcgtTCGATCTAATCCGAATTTTTTTAACCCGATTAGTAATTGGATTGAAATAGTATTAACCTGATTTAATTGAGTTGGACATGGATTTCGAGTTTTATaaaccgatccaacccaacccggttaaaaaatatgggaacatattaaatatatctATCTCATCACATATTAACCTAGTCCAATTAGTTTTATTGTATTTGTGTGccctaaatttaatatattaatttttgtttgctatttaaatatatatgagaataaatttatgaatatgAGACTAAATTCatgaatatatttgtacattatTTGTTactacttatttttttttaactgaatttaattttatgtctTTGATAAGATtgttaaagtaatttttagtgtaAAAAATTGGATGTTGATTATAACCAAACCAATCCAAACCGATTTGGTTTGGGTTACAACTTTatacggttcgggttgggttgaaattttgaaaacccgATTTAATCGGATTGGGTCAATAAATTCTGCtaacccgcccaacccgaaccgtgtacacaCTGACGCCCTAACTACCATAGTGACACTCGCTAACACAGGTGGAAACTGGAAAGTCCCTTACCAATAAACAAATGATTGGGCTGGGCTTGGTATCCTTCAGCCTTTTTATGCTATAAAGGCCCACTTGTTCCGAACTAAACCCATTCTATATAAACTGGGCTCATTGATCATCACCAAATTTCCAGCAACATCTGTGTACTTTTCTTGGGAAAAAGCTGTTTAATTTgagtaaaattttgatttaattcttgCTCTGCAGGTGGGTCTGATCCAAATCttcaaacaaataaataatttaggtGGATCTGAAGAAGAATCAACACCAGACAATGGAGGAAATCAAAGGAGAGAAGAACAAGAAAATAGCATCAGGCTGTGATGTAGAAGCCCTGAAGAAATGCTTGCAAGAAAATAAAGGAGATTATGTTAAATGCCAATCTCATATTGAAGCTTTCAAGTCTTCTTGTTCTGTCAAACAGCCAGCTGCAAAAGCTACCTCTTGATATGTTCTTGTATTGGTCTGTTCTCTCATATCTATCATCGTATGGGTTGTTCAATTATGTTTTTTAACCCAAATTTACCCTGAAATTGTATCTGTTTTTATACAGTTATGCTTGTCTTTAGTGGTGGGTTATTATAATAAAGGTTTAAACTTTATAGAAATCAAGCTTTTTTGCAATGAATCTTGTGTTCCTATTATGTGTTAGTGCTATAGCCTATATGTGTGTTTTGAGGTAATATTAAGATGTAATCTGATCAGACAGTTCGGCCGGACCGGggagtttttttatttaaaaaaaaaaaaaacaagaaacctAGACGCACTTTCCTTCTTCTACATGGACAAAAGAACAGTTAATATTGATAAGCTTAAGTTTAGAGGAACTAGTTCTCTATGGTGGGAGTGAGAAATGGAAACTAAAATACTACTGTGTGGGATAAATTGATGTGTGAATGTTCTCTTTTTACTGTATGTGGAGTTTGATTATGCTAAATCATTTACTGTAACAATTACTGTAATAATTCTGAAGATCACAAAGTGTGGTTCATCACAAACAAAGATAATAATACTTGGCATTTGCAATGTAAGTTTCCTGGAATAAGATGCAATTCCCATCCTAGCTAACTGAGGTGAATCTCACTGAGATCAGCTACTATTCCCAGTATAGGTGAAGCTCTCGTgctttttataagaaaaatcattAAGGAGTAAATTTCTACCGCAACTGAGAAAGGTCATCCCTCAGCAGGAATTGCAACTCTTCCTACAAGTCCCATAGTAATCTGGAGAGCCTATCATAAACACCGGGTTTCTTTCACACTCCCCAATTTCAGCCCACTTCGGACAGCTCTCATCTTCATCAGTGCAATCACTGTCATCTACTTGCAGTTCGACCTGCAGTTCCGCCTTTGAACGGGCAACAACTTGCATGTGGAAAATTTTGGCAGCACACCACATTTCACCTTCAAGAACAGGGCACCTAGCATGAGAACTAGTCCTGTCGGGAGATGAACTTGGGTGGACGTTAAATAAAAGAACTGCATTTCCTTTAGTAGGTCTCAGGGCAGTTCCGACTCTAGTACAATCGGACCAAACATGAGAATTTCCCAACTGTGAATCctgaaaaataaattgatttaCATTCGACTTGAGCAATAACAACAGAGCATACATGGTTGCTTACTTACATCTGATTCAGGTAAGAGGATCTGACCACCTTGACTGACATTGGAGAGATAGAATATAGCTGTTGCCATTATATTTTCAGTAAGCAGCAGCTTGGATTGATTACCAAAAAAGTCATATTTCTGTTTGTTATCTTCAGGCCCGAAATGCATAATATTCAAGGGCATGCTGTTCTCTAGACCACCAAAAACATTAAGCAATGACATAAGACACCACATAAGGCTTAAACCACAATACAAAAACAACTTTAGGAAGTGAAGAAACATGATGAAAGTAACACCTCCAGGAAGAAAAGTCCAAGCTGAAATCCTCTCTTCAATCCTTGAGATCATCTCATCCTGTAAACCAGAAAAAACTTTACTTTTTACAGCAATTTCGTACAATGAAACCTGTAAGGAACCTGGTAACCTGTCTATTGGCTGGCACAAGCTAAATTTTGTTGAGTCTAAAGCGAGATAGAATCAGACTAGATTACTCCCTTCCATCACAGAGTTATTGCTTTGCGTATA
This genomic window contains:
- the LOC108225608 gene encoding probable prolyl 4-hydroxylase 12 isoform X1; amino-acid sequence: MFQVRDMATHLSICLLLAFIFSFSLADTSRKELRSKEVDQDTIIQLARPIPSIKVNPTRAVQLSLRPRVFLYKGFLSDEECDHLISLGHGKKEEFVSDFDNMQNDEMISRIEERISAWTFLPGENSMPLNIMHFGPEDNKQKYDFFGNQSKLLLTENIMATAIFYLSNVSQGGQILLPESDDSQLGNSHVWSDCTRVGTALRPTKGNAVLLFNVHPSSSPDRTSSHARCPVLEGEMWCAAKIFHMQVVARSKAELQVELQVDDSDCTDEDESCPKWAEIGECERNPVFMIGSPDYYGTCRKSCNSC
- the LOC108224979 gene encoding kinesin-like protein KIN-10C isoform X1, which translates into the protein MPPRGSNSSRKVRIIATIRGYTDQESGSISENSLPLISVYKHGEGGSDEKVTLSFGEQPACRKNAYDMDYCYGQNEDSSLIFVKEIKPLISGVMNGKNASIIAFGARGSGKTCTIQGSEDKPGLAALAMAEILSAVEENGNLIAVSVYEVYQDNVLDVLDANKKVQLFENAHGYTELRGISQVRINSMSEFVKLYYNNGTRKATEKVGPKIARRSHKGLMICVLSDSGNPNSKVVGKMNFVDLAGYEDARRNSIDCANPVETANINKSLYALLNVVYALNTNESRVPYRESKLSRVLQDSFGGSSRVLLLTCLNPVCQDTMYTVSLASRSLQGTNGLSDTMIRSSVSLAKPVQSSMKNQKLPILSDATNKKVGSTTIMRSSKSLTKQTQSSVKNQKPATVSATSKKGKESQSRFHKKIVAKSGRKLFDDGVPSTTHKEAKLAVDCSSAISLNEAVGVASSPKKKEETIEDSSLKIMDSTEILEKENLLAPAYHALEDKENSLAPACNTSEEVASPLISDIDFKALSPLEEESDIIKEENNNSQILEKSPPLSSQLRELSNSMKSLYSSTPSVIATQDISNPFSRLSVLEPQTPQTPLTSSLQNPREIFNNRSSGMKQSLVKDCLQFLNTASKDELKGLKGIGEKRATYILELREESPEPFKNLDDLQDIGLSAKQVKGIMRNVAGDLFN
- the LOC108224979 gene encoding kinesin-like protein KIN-10C isoform X2, giving the protein MPPRGSNSSRKVRIIATIRGYTDQESGSISENSLPLISVYKHGEGGSDEKVTLSFGEQPACRKNAYDMDYCYGQNEDSSLIFVKEIKPLISGVMNGKNASIIAFGARGSGKTCTIQGSEDKPGLAALAMAEILSAVEENGNLIAVSVYEVYQDNVLDVLDANKKVQLFENAHGYTELRGISQVRINSMSEFVKLYYNNGTRKATEKVGPKIARRSHKGLMICVLSDSGNPNSKVVGKMNFVDLAGYEDARRNSIDCANPVETANINKSLYALLNVVYALNTNESRVPYRESKLSRVLQDSFGGSSRVLLLTCLNPVCQDTMYTVSLASRSLQGTNGLSDTMIRSSVSLAKPVQSSMKNQKLPILSDATNKKVGSTTIMRSSKSLTKQTQSSVKNQKPATVSATSKKGKESQSRFHKKIVAKSGRKLFDDGVPSTTHKEAKLAVDCSSAISLNEAVGVASSPKKKEETIEDSSLKIMDSTEILEKENSLAPACNTSEEVASPLISDIDFKALSPLEEESDIIKEENNNSQILEKSPPLSSQLRELSNSMKSLYSSTPSVIATQDISNPFSRLSVLEPQTPQTPLTSSLQNPREIFNNRSSGMKQSLVKDCLQFLNTASKDELKGLKGIGEKRATYILELREESPEPFKNLDDLQDIGLSAKQVKGIMRNVAGDLFN
- the LOC108225608 gene encoding probable prolyl 4-hydroxylase 12 isoform X2, with the protein product MFQVRDMATHLSICLLLAFIFSFSLADTSRKELRSKEVDQDTIIQLARPIPSIKVNPTRAVQLSLRPRVFLYKGFLSDEECDHLISLGHGKKEEFVSDFDNMQNDEMISRIEERISAWTFLPGENSMPLNIMHFGPEDNKQKYDFFGNQSKLLLTENIMATAIFYLSNVSQGGQILLPESDLGNSHVWSDCTRVGTALRPTKGNAVLLFNVHPSSSPDRTSSHARCPVLEGEMWCAAKIFHMQVVARSKAELQVELQVDDSDCTDEDESCPKWAEIGECERNPVFMIGSPDYYGTCRKSCNSC
- the LOC108224979 gene encoding kinesin-like protein KIN-10C isoform X3, producing MPPRGSNSSRKVRIIATIRGYTDQESGSISENSLPLISVYKHGEGGSDEKVTLSFGEQPACRKNAYDMDYCYGQNEDSSLIFVKEIKPLISGVMNGKNASIIAFGARGSGKTCTIQGSEDKPGLAALAMAEILSAVEENGNLIAVSVYEVYQDNVLDVLDANKKVQLFENAHGYTELRGISQVRINSMSEFVKLYYNNGTRKATEKVGPKIARRSHKGLMICVLSDSGNPNSKVVGKMNFVDLAGYEDARRNSIDCANPVETANINKSLYALLNVVYALNTNESRVPYRESKLSRVLQDSFGGSSRVLLLTCLNPVCQDTMYTVSLASRSLQGTNGLSDTMIRSSVSLAKPVQSSMKNQKLPILSDATNKKVGSTTIMRSSKSLTKQTQSSVKNQKPATVSATSKKGKESQSRFHKKIVAKSGRKLFDDGVPSTTHKEAKLAVDCSSAISLNEAVGVASSPKKKEETIEDSSLKIMDSTEILEKVASPLISDIDFKALSPLEEESDIIKEENNNSQILEKSPPLSSQLRELSNSMKSLYSSTPSVIATQDISNPFSRLSVLEPQTPQTPLTSSLQNPREIFNNRSSGMKQSLVKDCLQFLNTASKDELKGLKGIGEKRATYILELREESPEPFKNLDDLQDIGLSAKQVKGIMRNVAGDLFN